Proteins co-encoded in one Medicago truncatula cultivar Jemalong A17 chromosome 8, MtrunA17r5.0-ANR, whole genome shotgun sequence genomic window:
- the LOC25500401 gene encoding putative F-box/FBD/LRR-repeat protein At1g78760 isoform X1 yields the protein MKLNKFILINDQQLTISLSTKMEQEEEDQLSTLPKIILHNILSRLPEKDAARTSVLSKSWLDTWYTFPILSFSDGIFIGTFPQPREGFLRKRKNFIDYMKRTLLRFYDNELAIKQFKLMLNNFELRSMSADVDLWLNLASECGVEVLELCLPQSRGECYVLPKGIIEGKSFVKLELMGGIRVDQSFMNNSIKCFSLRVLSLWEVLCEYEHAIENLISRCPLIEHITLKCCSVLSPSVTTNHLFESDTPGIMKSLSMRGLSKLKTVDVQGIQEVYIDAPCLENFCYCPGDFDAPFKIDFERCKNLKKLNLLSLMSIIITDKWFLELFPKFPFLESLKLDNCTMSEKINISSVQLKVLELFDCSNLKEVNIDAPNLLLCVYCGVGSSEPIISFLRSSSQLKVNIDIPIHYRHLCNLREFVQNIKPQNVLTSLSLLIVQPTVDVLHPAVFQESPPPPSINHLHLQSVPKTETLFSSIVNILLSSCRPAFISLNPHPYFCSKAFIQFLYETLMERKGDDCLCSSSDTKCWWHGLKNVKVISSVKIDDNIDFKTMLELLPIGEKISFMLEF from the exons ATGAAATTGAACAAATTCATTTTGATCAATGATCAACAACTAACAATATCTCTCAG CACAAAAATGGAGCAGGAGGAGGAGGACCAATTATCAACTCTACCGAAAATCATTCTTCATAACATCCTGTCGAGATTGCCAGAGAAAGATGCGGCTAGGACAAGTGTTTTGTCCAAATCTTGGTTAGACACATGGTATACTTTTCCTATTTTGTCTTTTTCTGATGGTATATTCATAGGGACATTTCCCCAACCAAGGGAAGGTTTTTTACGGAAGAGAAAGAATTTCATTGATTACATGAAAAGAACGTTGTTGAGGTTCTATGATAATGAATTGGCTATCAAACAATTTAAGCTTATGCTGAATAATTTTGAGCTTCGTTCAATGTCAGCGGATGTTGATCTTTGGTTGAATCTGGCAAGTGAATGTGGTGTTGAAGTACTAGAACTTTGTTTGCCTCAAAGTAGGGGTGAATGCTATGTCTTACCGAAGGGTATAATTGAAGGAAAATCATTTGTTAAGTTGGAGCTAATGGGGGGAATCAGAGTTGATCAATCAttcatgaataattcaattaagTGTTTCTCATTGAGAGTATTGTCATTGTGGGAGGTCCTTTGTGAATATGAGCATGCAATTGAGAATCTGATTTCTCGTTGTCCTTTGATTGAACATATAACTTTGAAGTGTTGTTCAGTGTTGAGCCCTAGTGTCACCACAAATCATCTATTTGAATCTGATACCCCTGGGATCATGAAATCTTTGAGCATGCGTGGTTTATCAAAGCTGAAGACAGTTGATGTTCAAGGAATACAAGAGGTTTATATTGATGCCCCGTGTCTTGAGAATTTTTGTTATTGTCCTGGTGATTTTGACGCACCATTTAAGATTGATTTTGAAAGgtgcaaaaatttaaaaaagttaaacttGTTGTCTTTGATGAGCATCATTATCACCGACAAATGGTTTCTTGAACTGTTTCCTAAATTTCCTTTCCTTGAGAGTTTGAAATTGGACAATTGCACTATGTCCGAGAAGATTAATATTTCAAGTGTTCAACTTAAGGTGTTGGAGCTATTTGATTGTTCTAACTTGAAGGAGGTCAACATTGATGCGCCAAATCTATTATTGTGTGTATATTGCGGTGTTGGTAGTTCAGAGCCTATTATATCCTTTCTAAGAAGTTCTAGTCAACTAAAAGTCAATATAGATATTCCCATTCATTATCGTCATCTTTGTAACTTGAGGGAATTTGTGCAAAACATCAAACCTCAAAATGTTTTGACATCACTTTCTCTATTAATTGTTCAGCCAACCGTG GATGTACTACACCCGGCGGTATTTCAAGAGTCACCCCCTCCACCAAGTATCAATCACTTGCACCTTCAGTCTGTTCCAAAAACTGAAACTTTGTTTTCATCCATCGTAAATATCTTACTTTCAAGTTGCCGCCCTGCATTTATATCTTTGAACCCGCATCCTTATTTTTGCAGTAAAGCATTCATTCAG TTTTTATATGAGACGCTAATGGAAAGAAAGGGGGATGACTGCTTGTGCAGTTCTAGTGATACTAAGTGTTGGTGGCATGGCTTGAAGAATGTGAAAGTCATAAGCTCAGTGAAGATTGATGATAATATTGACTTCAAGACCATGCTAGAATTGTTGCCAATTGGagaaaaaattagttttatgtTAGAATTTTAA
- the LOC25500401 gene encoding putative F-box/FBD/LRR-repeat protein At1g78760 isoform X2 codes for MEQEEEDQLSTLPKIILHNILSRLPEKDAARTSVLSKSWLDTWYTFPILSFSDGIFIGTFPQPREGFLRKRKNFIDYMKRTLLRFYDNELAIKQFKLMLNNFELRSMSADVDLWLNLASECGVEVLELCLPQSRGECYVLPKGIIEGKSFVKLELMGGIRVDQSFMNNSIKCFSLRVLSLWEVLCEYEHAIENLISRCPLIEHITLKCCSVLSPSVTTNHLFESDTPGIMKSLSMRGLSKLKTVDVQGIQEVYIDAPCLENFCYCPGDFDAPFKIDFERCKNLKKLNLLSLMSIIITDKWFLELFPKFPFLESLKLDNCTMSEKINISSVQLKVLELFDCSNLKEVNIDAPNLLLCVYCGVGSSEPIISFLRSSSQLKVNIDIPIHYRHLCNLREFVQNIKPQNVLTSLSLLIVQPTVDVLHPAVFQESPPPPSINHLHLQSVPKTETLFSSIVNILLSSCRPAFISLNPHPYFCSKAFIQFLYETLMERKGDDCLCSSSDTKCWWHGLKNVKVISSVKIDDNIDFKTMLELLPIGEKISFMLEF; via the exons ATGGAGCAGGAGGAGGAGGACCAATTATCAACTCTACCGAAAATCATTCTTCATAACATCCTGTCGAGATTGCCAGAGAAAGATGCGGCTAGGACAAGTGTTTTGTCCAAATCTTGGTTAGACACATGGTATACTTTTCCTATTTTGTCTTTTTCTGATGGTATATTCATAGGGACATTTCCCCAACCAAGGGAAGGTTTTTTACGGAAGAGAAAGAATTTCATTGATTACATGAAAAGAACGTTGTTGAGGTTCTATGATAATGAATTGGCTATCAAACAATTTAAGCTTATGCTGAATAATTTTGAGCTTCGTTCAATGTCAGCGGATGTTGATCTTTGGTTGAATCTGGCAAGTGAATGTGGTGTTGAAGTACTAGAACTTTGTTTGCCTCAAAGTAGGGGTGAATGCTATGTCTTACCGAAGGGTATAATTGAAGGAAAATCATTTGTTAAGTTGGAGCTAATGGGGGGAATCAGAGTTGATCAATCAttcatgaataattcaattaagTGTTTCTCATTGAGAGTATTGTCATTGTGGGAGGTCCTTTGTGAATATGAGCATGCAATTGAGAATCTGATTTCTCGTTGTCCTTTGATTGAACATATAACTTTGAAGTGTTGTTCAGTGTTGAGCCCTAGTGTCACCACAAATCATCTATTTGAATCTGATACCCCTGGGATCATGAAATCTTTGAGCATGCGTGGTTTATCAAAGCTGAAGACAGTTGATGTTCAAGGAATACAAGAGGTTTATATTGATGCCCCGTGTCTTGAGAATTTTTGTTATTGTCCTGGTGATTTTGACGCACCATTTAAGATTGATTTTGAAAGgtgcaaaaatttaaaaaagttaaacttGTTGTCTTTGATGAGCATCATTATCACCGACAAATGGTTTCTTGAACTGTTTCCTAAATTTCCTTTCCTTGAGAGTTTGAAATTGGACAATTGCACTATGTCCGAGAAGATTAATATTTCAAGTGTTCAACTTAAGGTGTTGGAGCTATTTGATTGTTCTAACTTGAAGGAGGTCAACATTGATGCGCCAAATCTATTATTGTGTGTATATTGCGGTGTTGGTAGTTCAGAGCCTATTATATCCTTTCTAAGAAGTTCTAGTCAACTAAAAGTCAATATAGATATTCCCATTCATTATCGTCATCTTTGTAACTTGAGGGAATTTGTGCAAAACATCAAACCTCAAAATGTTTTGACATCACTTTCTCTATTAATTGTTCAGCCAACCGTG GATGTACTACACCCGGCGGTATTTCAAGAGTCACCCCCTCCACCAAGTATCAATCACTTGCACCTTCAGTCTGTTCCAAAAACTGAAACTTTGTTTTCATCCATCGTAAATATCTTACTTTCAAGTTGCCGCCCTGCATTTATATCTTTGAACCCGCATCCTTATTTTTGCAGTAAAGCATTCATTCAG TTTTTATATGAGACGCTAATGGAAAGAAAGGGGGATGACTGCTTGTGCAGTTCTAGTGATACTAAGTGTTGGTGGCATGGCTTGAAGAATGTGAAAGTCATAAGCTCAGTGAAGATTGATGATAATATTGACTTCAAGACCATGCTAGAATTGTTGCCAATTGGagaaaaaattagttttatgtTAGAATTTTAA
- the LOC25500399 gene encoding ubiquitin carboxyl-terminal hydrolase 6 — MINVSVKWQKELFKDVEIDTSQPPYVFKCQLFDLTGVPPERQKIMVKGGLLKDDADWAKLGVKAGQKLMMMGTADEIMKSPEKGTVFVEDLPEEEQVAAVGHTAGLFNLGNTCYMNSTLQCLHSVPELKSALIDYSHSGRSNDVDQTSHMLTVATRDLFSELDKSVKAVAPMQFWMVLRKKYPQFGQLHNGVFMQQDAEECWTQILYTLSQSLRSPGSSENTDAVKALFGIELNSRIYCQESNEESSETESVYSLKCHISQEVNHLHEGLKHGLKSELEKASAALGRSAIYLKESRINALPRYLTVQFVRFFWKRESNQKAKILRKVDYPLELDVYDLCSDDLKKKLEAPRKFLRDEEGKKLGLKVNEKSSVPKENDVKMSDAEGSSNGGGEPSVAPMEEGEKETQMTGVYDLVAVLTHKGRSADSGHYVGWVKQENGKWIEFDDDNPKPRVQDDITRLSGGGDWHMAYIIMYKARVVSM; from the exons ATGATTAATG TGAGTGTTAAGTGGCAAAAGGAACTTTTCAAGGATGTAGAAATTGATACCAGCCAGCCCCCTTATGTTTTTAAGTGCCAATTGTTTGATCTGACTGGAGTGCCTCCCGAAAGACAAAAGATTATGGTCAAGGGTGGTCTTTTAAAG GATGATGCTGATTGGGCAAAGTTAGGAGTGAAAGCG GGTCAAAAGCTAATGATGATGGGAACAGCTGATGAAATTATGAAGTCTCCAGAGAAGGGAACTGTTTTTGTCGAAGATCTTCCTGAAGAAGAACAAGTAGCTGCTGTT GGACATACTGCTGGTCTTTTCAATTTGGGAAATACATGTTACATGAACTCAACATTACAATGCCTCCATTCTGTCCCAGAATTGAAGTCGGCTTTGATTGA TTACTCACATTCAGGACGAAGCAATGATGTTGATCAGACATCTCATATGCTGACCGTTGCAACCCGTGATTTATTCAGCGAGCTTGATAAAAGTGTCAAGGCTGTGGCACCTATGCAATTTTGGATG GTATTGAGGAAAAAGTATCCTCAATTTGGCCAGCTGCATAATGGAGTGTTCATGCAACAG GATGCAGAAGAATGTTGGACACAAATTCTATACACACTTTCACAATCTCTAAGATCCCCTGGATCTAG TGAAAATACTGATGCTGTGAAGGCTCTTTTTGGCATAGAACTTAATAGCAG GATTTATTGCCAAGAGAGCAATGAAGAAAGCTCAGAAACAGAATCTGTTTATTCACTTAAATGCCACATATCGCAGGAGGTAAACCATTTGCACGAAGGACTAAAACAT GGTTTAAAATCAGAGTTGGAAAAGGCTTCTGCTGCTTTGGGTCGTAGTGCTATCTACTTGAAGGAATCACGCATCAATGCCCTGCCAAG GTACTTGACTGTTCAGTTTGTCCGTTTCTTTTGGAAGAGGGAATCAAACCAAAAGGCTAAGATTTTGCGA AAAGTAGATTATCCTCTGGAGTTGGATGTTTACGATCTTTGTTCTGATGAtcttaaaaagaaattagaagctCCTAGAAAG TTCCTAAGAGATGAAGAAGGCAAAAAGCTTGGTCTGAAAGTGAATGAGAAAAGCTCTGTTCCCAAGGAAAATGATGTAAAGATGTCTGATGCTGAG GGGTCATCAAATGGAGGAGGGGAGCCATCTGTTGCTCCAATGGAGGAAG GTGAAAAAGAAACACAAATGACTGGAGTTTATGATTTGGTTGCTGTATTGACCCACAAGGGTAGGAGTGCTGATTCAGGACATTATGTTGGCTGGGTCAAGCAAGAGAACG GGAAATGGATAGAGTTTGATGATGACAATCCAAAACCTAGAGTTCAAGATGACATCACTAGACTATCTGGAGGAG GTGATTGGCATATGGCATATATAATCATGTACAAGGCTCGTGTTGTATCAATGTAA